A stretch of Acropora muricata isolate sample 2 chromosome 7, ASM3666990v1, whole genome shotgun sequence DNA encodes these proteins:
- the LOC136923739 gene encoding protein phosphatase 1K, mitochondrial-like isoform X2, with translation MVGSSEEDQRNTVLLCGTTATVVLLRDGTDLAVASVGDSGSLICRLGEPLPLTNPHHPAREEEEQRIKSFSGWIDWSIGAKVNGRLAMTLSIGDFHLKQFGVIATPEIEQVKVDHQTDSFIVLHTDGISSVMSDKEIIDLVHTCSDAKDAANELTSCALQYGSMDNISAIVIPLRSWGKYRSQQVSKEHSLLKNIRFNCM, from the exons ATGGTTGGATCTTCGGAAGAAG ACCAGAGAAATACTGTCCTTCTTTGCGGCACTACAGCCACAGTTGTGCTCTTACGAGATGGTACAGATCTTGCAGTGGCAAGTGTTGGTGATAGCGGCTCACTGATTTGTCGGCTGGGTGAGCCATTGCCATTGACAAACCCACACCACCCTGCGAGGGAAGAGGAAGAACAAAGAATCAAATCATTCAGTGGGTGGATTGATTGGAGTATTGGTGCAAAGGTGAATGGCAGATTGGCAATGACACTTTCAATTGGAGACTTCCATCTAAAGCAATTTGGTGTCATAGCAACTCCCGAGATAGAACAGGTTAAAGTTGACCATCAGACTGACAGTTTTATTGTGTTACACACTGATGGTATTTCTAGTGTTATGTCAGACAAGGAAATAATTGATCTTGTACATACTTGTTCAGATGCCAAGGATGCTGCTAATGAGTTGACGTCATGTGCATTACAGTACGGCTCAATGGACAACATTAGTGCTATTGTTATTCCCCTCAGATCATGGGGAAAGTACCGTTCACAGCAGGTGTCAAAAGAACACAGtttgttgaaaaatataagATTTAATTGTATGTAG
- the LOC136923739 gene encoding protein phosphatase Mn(2+)-dependent 1K-like isoform X1, with product MFWQKLSNFTQLGARSWHKVVQREDALKIALCLRRCPCCFGSESALNATTLRLWSNSGGEHVLSTPFDDLGAWHSAEAKSFLHNVSLDNVGHISHTGLRETNEDSYKLEELEPDLYYFTVFDGHGGSAAVDFVSEHMHECVKHFYRRDKNLESVLTKAFLKCNRDLEEYFLFLIERDQRNTVLLCGTTATVVLLRDGTDLAVASVGDSGSLICRLGEPLPLTNPHHPAREEEEQRIKSFSGWIDWSIGAKVNGRLAMTLSIGDFHLKQFGVIATPEIEQVKVDHQTDSFIVLHTDGISSVMSDKEIIDLVHTCSDAKDAANELTSCALQYGSMDNISAIVIPLRSWGKYRSQQVSKEHSLLKNIRFNCM from the exons ATGTTTTGGCAAAAGTTATCGAATTTTACCCAGTTAGGGGCCCGTTCGTGGCACAAAGTGGTGCAAAGAGAAGATGCGTTGAAGATTGCACTATGTCTGAGAAGATGCCCTTGTTGTTTTGGGAGTGAGTCTGCTCTGAATGCGACAACTCTTCGATTATGGAGCAACAGTGGGGGAGAACATGTTCTTTCTACCCCTTTCGACGATTTGGGTGCTTGGCACAGTGCTGAAGCGAAATCGTTTCTTCATAATGTGTCATTGGATAATGTAGGCCACATTTCCCACACGGGACTGAGAGAAACAAATGAGGACAGTTACAAACTCGAAGAACTCGAGCCAGACTTATATTATTTCACCGTGTTTGACGGCCATGGAGGTTCGGCGGCGGTGGATTTCGTCAGTGAACATATGCATGAATGTGTGAAACACTTTTACCGCCGCGATAAAAATCTGGAGAGTGTGTTAACCAAAGCGTTTTTAAAGTGCAATAGGGATTTGGAAgagtatttcttatttttaattGAAAGAG ACCAGAGAAATACTGTCCTTCTTTGCGGCACTACAGCCACAGTTGTGCTCTTACGAGATGGTACAGATCTTGCAGTGGCAAGTGTTGGTGATAGCGGCTCACTGATTTGTCGGCTGGGTGAGCCATTGCCATTGACAAACCCACACCACCCTGCGAGGGAAGAGGAAGAACAAAGAATCAAATCATTCAGTGGGTGGATTGATTGGAGTATTGGTGCAAAGGTGAATGGCAGATTGGCAATGACACTTTCAATTGGAGACTTCCATCTAAAGCAATTTGGTGTCATAGCAACTCCCGAGATAGAACAGGTTAAAGTTGACCATCAGACTGACAGTTTTATTGTGTTACACACTGATGGTATTTCTAGTGTTATGTCAGACAAGGAAATAATTGATCTTGTACATACTTGTTCAGATGCCAAGGATGCTGCTAATGAGTTGACGTCATGTGCATTACAGTACGGCTCAATGGACAACATTAGTGCTATTGTTATTCCCCTCAGATCATGGGGAAAGTACCGTTCACAGCAGGTGTCAAAAGAACACAGtttgttgaaaaatataagATTTAATTGTATGTAG